One Acidobacteriaceae bacterium genomic region harbors:
- a CDS encoding tetratricopeptide repeat protein → MDNKTKRQLKKQDQFVTLTEHGVDWAKENQQQAIIIGVVAVALILLIVGGYTLFQHRSDAAANAFGEAMQTYQAPLASQAPNLPPGVKTFPDVKARATAANSQFVAVADKYGMTEPGKMALYMAGLTYMDEGNNGAAEDALKKVAGSWNGDTAALGKSALAGLYQQMGRNADAEKLLAELGKGNATTVPPYFAQIRLGDLYQTEGKTADAKRVWAQVKDKDKDPKGNPGPAAEVASERLNPQPAGPGMGMGQ, encoded by the coding sequence AAGAAGCAGGACCAGTTTGTCACCCTGACCGAACATGGTGTCGACTGGGCGAAGGAGAACCAGCAGCAGGCGATCATCATCGGTGTGGTTGCCGTTGCGCTTATCCTGCTGATCGTTGGCGGATACACACTGTTCCAGCACCGAAGTGACGCCGCGGCCAATGCGTTTGGTGAAGCGATGCAGACGTATCAGGCGCCGCTTGCCTCGCAGGCGCCGAACCTGCCGCCGGGCGTCAAGACCTTCCCAGACGTGAAGGCCCGTGCCACCGCGGCCAACTCGCAGTTCGTGGCAGTGGCGGATAAGTACGGGATGACCGAACCCGGCAAGATGGCGCTCTATATGGCTGGCCTCACCTATATGGACGAGGGGAACAACGGGGCGGCCGAGGACGCGCTGAAGAAGGTAGCCGGCAGCTGGAATGGCGACACCGCGGCACTCGGCAAGTCGGCCCTTGCAGGCCTCTACCAGCAGATGGGGCGCAATGCGGACGCTGAGAAGCTGCTCGCGGAGCTTGGGAAGGGCAATGCGACGACCGTTCCACCGTACTTTGCGCAGATCCGGCTCGGCGACCTGTACCAGACCGAAGGCAAGACCGCCGATGCCAAGCGCGTCTGGGCCCAGGTGAAGGACAAAGACAAGGATCCGAAGGGCAATCCCGGCCCCGCCGCGGAGGTCGCCTCCGAGAGGCTGAATCCACAGCCCGCCGGACCTGGTATGGGCATGGGGCAATAA